The following are encoded in a window of Vespula pensylvanica isolate Volc-1 chromosome 2, ASM1446617v1, whole genome shotgun sequence genomic DNA:
- the LOC122638163 gene encoding protein PRRC2C isoform X4, with amino-acid sequence MSTLSGILSKGEKGKSKFQSLDINNLYRVSRGESLEQHQQKNTLPRKHGMQTLGRVPSARRPPANLPSLKSETSSSDPAVSLVPSGGSGWATTKDSGSSSTNTTVSTTATDSNTTNSSPTQCVTGSTAPTSLHPLLPGQQGTSHSSDANNKSSWSAIMSKSGDAVVGYAGLVGGGRGGRSAPGLSFLAHQSPQFQHEFPSLSGQPSVSASNQSQTQESSATSNAISVAVQHHSLLQQQPYSHNHSGGALNNQQQQQNRELNAQYGPGPSLRPQTEGSWIQGGSRTTSGTTPTTGAPGNGNTPAVQGPPMVGPSGSTGHTEGLAGGRQNLGQSPNMAMGQAGQSTSPNSQAPLPSASHQMYRGNFPSGFPSQFSPNVGSGGPRPRFNYPPDRFPLPQRPQERDRVPEEEIITRPIIKEEDLTRMDDISRDAGWAAHDDIDYNQKLAFSDDEPEPEPPKKEEKKDVKTEEKLDENHSENKDKPRDNRDNRETAKDNRDQPTHRPWNQSTLSRDLRGPNGPNCFSTQPSLQSVHSLRDAEDDEAWNERRRLKVEVAFVVKRARQRKEEEEKRFQESTKQAAAKKLQDLEKKLQEKQSRQKEDERGPPPEPKGLISVPPVPIPVPEWEREKEIRERENRERERERSRTSSEGKDDKSARESREPRDNLRESRDTRDQLMNDRQSDRQLDRQNDRQNDRQIDRQNDRQIDRQNDRQIDRQNDRQIDRQNDRQIDRQNDRQTDRQNDRQNERQNDRANDRQNDRPNDRPNDRQNDRQIDRQNFLRQPDIAARSERERERDRDQRDIRDREYPGFLRHFQTNIPPRFQKQQAERSGSGFNRISPSAERSSQSVSFAQQYDSGRWGHNHNNLIDNNTKQSHAVPPPRRSRIDSDVSSPLEEDRSSSRDHRGQLSREDRYRHPAHRKSGGYYDEYTRTYKDYDWDDRHPREPWERERHFDDKERETNLDSRDGRESRENRPIRQNRDSVENRDRDSKEKKDYDNYLKDTCDERERCDDRERSDGTEWRDDRTQERQTEKRREMPREERIERNERPQRPDSRDSRTSRESKTSSRDDEPHKLRDCGLWVNEISDYEEKKRDLYHENNRERERDRRQPPGPVTKDKLEADDLKSEKRNLTQLKRNSSEQEKKDAVKETVTETKKETDIRSRKSERITETSNRPVERGDSSPKAWADAVSPTFEKEEEKILETFKDINELENVKQNLEKLTLEKREDVHIEDTNKEHVKEEKREKNTRNRTSSGSSSSRARDCRGGRQWGGSIYTRWSGQESRGRRGGSKSSGRPASARSGSYGHTDSENSADEISGSTESGKEERRSAKSPKLSQKIDKEERNREVSRREDKRTGEYSQARNEKRSYDGKPSREGFAPSGEPSRRGRGGFRIRSSGNNSNRMEGYGPPSSKSPFSSERNAEEKQNTTKQCSTTTASDKETNNPASTPIESSDDKMIAKQQALTAGITGRRTKSPNPQSQQSNKQDNHQTSGNVVSQKPHKKEESLSKRTRSGSRRGKDTRESRFRGSSSNVSKQTSSDVGNEEWETTSENSEDHMDDHKESRNSRNKHFNGRGNQNSNQNAMGGNLHSRRNEQGGNNRDQREKNSKSSSTSSRAPGAEKRNVQNSSFCNQRNQSSISQSQNGRSRSQGSSHGGSMSNKSSSNKENTVNRIDEIKLNEPNLVNQAFNDMNKKSQSKEKKIVDNASDSNNFTEDGSTIVEDKLDSDGFQEVRSKKNVKEPRHSQKDEIKPSAKKEKERERDRSKSKSNNGSQQISQQTQNIPSLLGQSIQQPVSMPQKQYDKNTKGLKLPPRFQKQRLAKQQQQQTFADPNDVNKMNSSGNNNMKDSSGGPAPPPSVNAWDKPFISQLRSNSPSAVPADVQLMSGLTSQNDQVHENNEQANSGNSSQRNSPSGEKAGKNTKDLVEKNVSDVSSPPVQTLIFENTNYSKTTKTTPTDLAMKSKFSNHVQKQQRVDKRVEMEEEGNPMHQHSQQSLSVAFSNKPNDLMKNKNQEPIQMPLSFNKNEDNADMKLDFTFDSDLSQLTEDKSKTLGMTRSMHMSSGQSTISPSTAELNLKIASVKKVWENATPMPTVVEHEDGGNVVSTANSFPQAFENSDVDDSYSPHQQYNQNNMKNEITTSTNVCKLVPPQVKPQQQSAGSNGTQPGSTVPGPSPIGAGQSPMGHPPASLQGPLSPPPFNSTGQPSHINYQEFPQYPGSQAAQYGSMSAIPSPPAMLFNTGSGQLPAQAGGLYGAFQLDQSRSPFTQYPPYGPSLQSSFNQQNVYLPQPPPPPPHAPSAPTPDMYPNNLSQYRITAATAPPFGQNQQLSNNPNTVLISSSSNSLMSASVKPSSQPIGAIGTKAAPHFQAPSAPQPNQLPYIPYDPNQVLSVSGSYMGNSQLVQRPGPNVQASANSYYSATSADVFPGSQTGFYQPGGATQQTGTHYGLQGFGQHSQSLATGSATPVGLQNFSPGFLSNSGLQIAAAAAAQQFRNPTGGLPAPANATSTFLNKHQPQEQPRQLKSPSGNQQDVLASVFNATPQIPSPKSRNCKQQTSSQQPQPSPTQHHKYQQYQGVSQSALVSSYSNYVLQQNVRGMGMPPRAGIQPSQQRYPPPIQRPVVPFAQGPTLNNSTQQPNSMPSQQQAQINRHRPNLHQQQQQRNMKMQQQQYYSSQGNVKIDSNDKTDSHNDKINDGNSGNQSGGNKSNVNQQDSDTKEEVSQQNE; translated from the exons ATGTCTACTCTGTCAGGGATTTTGTCGAAGggggagaaaggaaaatcaaAGTTTCAATCGTTAGATATCAATAATTTGTATCGGGTAAGCAGG gGAGAATCCTTAGAACAACATCAACAAAAGAACACATTACCGCGCAAACATGGCATGCAAACCCTCGGAAGGGTGCCCTCGGCACGGAGACCTCCCGCTAATTTGCCCAGTTTGAAAAGTGAAACTAGCAGCAGCGATCCAGCTGTCAGTCTTGTACCTAGTGGAGGAAGTGGTTGGGCAACTACCAAGGATTCAGGATCTTCAAGCACTAATACTACTGTATCTACAACAGCAACAGATTCAAACACT ACAAATTCTTCACCAACACAATGTGTAACGGGGTCGACTGCACCAACATCTCTTCATCCTTTGCTACCAGGACAACAAGGTACTTCACATTCTTCCGATGCAAACAACAAATCATCATGGAGTGCAATTATGAGCAAATCAGGAGATg CAGTGGTTGGATACGCGGGGCTCGTGGGGGGCGGAAGAGGGGGAAGAAGTGCCCCTGGGCTGAGTTTCCTTGCCCACCAGTCCCCGCAGTTCCAACACGAGTTTCCCAGTCTCAGCGGACAGCCCTCTGTCTCCGCCTCCAATCAGAGCCAGACTCAAGAGTCCTCGGCAACATCCAATGCGATCTCAGTCGCTGTCCAACACCACTCATTGCTACAGCAACAGCCATATTCCCACAACCACTCAG GAGGTGCACTAAACAatcagcagcaacaacagaaTCGAGAACTAAATGCACAGTATGGTCCTGGACCAAGTCTACGCCCTCAaa CAGAAGGAAGTTGGATTCAAGGAGGCAGTCGCACGACGAGCGGAACAACACCAACAACAGGCGCTCCCGGAAATGGGAATACTCCGGCGGTCCAGGGCCCCCCAATGGTGGGTCCCAGTGGTTCTACGGGACACACGGAGGGACTCGCTGGCGGGCGACAGAACTTGGGCCAATCGCCCAACATGGCTATGGGCCAGGCAGGCCAGAGTACTTCCCCCAACAGTCAAGCTCCACTTCCTTCTGCTTCGCATCAG ATGTATAGAGGAAATTTCCCAAGTGGATTCCCATCTCAGTTTTCACCAAACGTAGGATCGGGTGGTCCACGGCCACGATTCAACTATCCTCCAGATCGCTTTCCTCTTCCTCAACGACCGCAAGAACGCGATCGTGTTCCAGAGGAGGAGATCATAACGCGTCctattattaaagaagaagatttaaCAAGAATGGACGATATCTCGCGTGACGCAGGCTGGGCAGCGCACGATGATATTGATTATAACCAGAAATTGGCTTTTAGCGATGACGAACCTGAACCTGAGCCcccgaaaaaggaagaaaaaaaagatgttaagacagaagaaaaattagatgAAAATCATTcggaaaataaagataaaccAAGGGACAATCGTGACAATAGAGAAACTGCAAAAGATAATCGAGATCAACCTACGCATCGTCCATGGAATCAAAGCACTCTATCTCGAGATTTACGTGGTCCTAATGGTCCAAATTGCTTCTCTACTCAACCATCGCTGCAATCGGTGCATTCTTTGAGAG ACGCAGAAGACGACGAAGCGTGGAATGAAAGACGCAGATTGAAAGTTGAAGTTGCATTTGTTGTTAAACGTGCCCGTCAAcgcaaagaggaagaagaaaaaagattccaAGAATCTACTAAACAAGCGGCAGCTAAAAAGTTACAAGatttggaaaagaaattacaagaaaaacaatcaagacaaaaagaagatgaacGTGGACCACCACCTGAACCGAAAGGTCTCATTAGTGTTCCACCTGTACCTATTCCTGTACCCGAATGGGAACGCGAGAAAGAAATCAGAGAACGTGAAAATCGAGAACGTGAACGGGAACGATCTCGCACTTCTTCTGAAGGAAAAGATGATAAATCTGCTCGTGAATCTCGTGAACCCAGGGACAATTTAAGAGAATCTAGAGACACCCGCGATCAGTTGATGAATGATCGACAGAGTGATCGACAACTTGACCGGCAAAACGATCGTCAGAATGATCGACAAATTGATCGTCAAAATGATCGACAAATTGATCGTCAGAATGATCGACAAATTGATCGTCAGAACGATCGACAAATTGATCGTCAGAATGATCGACAAATTGATCGTCAGAACGATCGTCAGACCGATCGTCAGAACGATCGTCAGAACGAACGCCAGAACGATCGAGCAAATGACCGTCAGAATGATCGACCAAATGATCGACCAAATGATCGTCAAAATGATCGACAAATAGATCGACAGAATTTCTTGAGACAACCAGATATTGCTGCACGCAGCGAACGTGAACGAGAACGTGATCGTGATCAACGTGATATTAGAGATCGTGAATATCCTGGATTTTTACGACATTTTCAAACTAACATACCACCCAGATTTCAAAAACAACAGGCAGAAAGGAGTGGTTCTGGGTTTAACCGCATTTCACCGAGCGCAGAAAGATCATCTCAATCTGTCTCGTTTGCTCAACAATATGACTCCGGAAGATGGGGTCacaatcataataatttaa tAGATAACAATACGAAGCAATCACATGCAGTACCACCACCCCGGCGAAGTAGAATTGATTCGGATGTATCATCACCATTGGAGGAGGATCGTTCTTCATCGCGCGACCATCGTGGACAATTATCCAGAGAGGATCGTTACCGTCATCCTGCACATCGAAAATCAGGTGGTTATTATGACGAATACACTCGCACCTACAAAGATTATGATTGGGACGATAGACATCCTCGCGAACCTTGGGAACGCGAGAGACATTTCGATGATAAGGAGCGAGAAACAAATTTGGATTCAAGAGATGGTAGGGAAAGTAGAGAGAATCGACCGATTAGACAGAATCGAGACAGCGTTGAAAATCGTGACCGAGacagtaaagaaaaaaaggactaTGACAACTATTTaaag GATACTTGTGATGAACGCGAGCGTTGCGATGATAGGGAACGCTCCGATGGTACCGAATGGCGTGATGATCGTACTCAAGAGAGACAAACTGAAAAACGACGTGAAATGCCACGCGAGGAACGTATCGAACGTAATGAACGGCCACAAAGACCGGATTCGCGTGACAGTCGTACGTCAAGAGAATCGAAAACATCATCGCGCGACGATGAGCCTCATAAGTTGCGCGACTGTGGCTTATGGGTAAATGAAATTTCggattacgaagaaaaaaagcgagatctttatcacgaaaataatagagaaagagagagagacagaagacAGCCACCTGGTCCTGTGACTAAGGATAAATTAGAAGCGGATGATTTAAAGAGCGAGAAACGTAACTTGACtcaattgaaaagaaatagctCTGAGCAGGAGAAGAAAGATGCAGTAAAGGAAACTGTaactgaaacgaaaaaagaaaccgaTATCCGTAGCAGAAAATCTGAACGTATAACTGAAACAAGTAATAGACCTGTAGAAAGAGGAGATAGTTCTCCAAAAGCTTGGGCTGATGCTGTATCACCAACGtttgaaaaggaagaggaaaagatattGGAAACTTTTAAAGACATAAACGAACTAGAGAATGTAAAACAGAATCTGGAAAAATTGACTCTAGAGAAAAGGGAGGATGTGCATATTGAAGATACGAATAAGGAACAtgtgaaagaggaaaaacgtGAGAAGAATACACGAAATAGGACAAGTAGCGGAAGCTCCAGTTCACGTGCTCGAGATTGTCGAGGTGGACGTCAATGGGGAGGATCCATTTATACACGTTGGAGTGGTCAAGAATCTAGAGGAAGGAGAGGTGGGTCTAAATCATCGGGTAGACCAGCATCTGCTAGAAGTGGTTCCTATGGTCACACTGATTCTGAAAATAGTGCAGATGAAATTTCTGGCTCAACCGAAtcaggaaaagaagagaggaggtcTGCAAAATCGCCGAAACTATCTCAGAAGATCGACAAGGAAGAACGTAACAGAGAGGTATCTAGACGAGAAGACAAACGAACTGGAGAATATTCCCAAGCACGAAATGAGAAACGATCATATGATGGAAAACCAAGTCGTGAAGGATTTGCACCATCCGGTGAACCATCCAGACGAGGTCGAGGTGGATTTAGAATCAGATCTTCTGGTAACAATAGTAATCGCATGGAAGGGTATGGGCCACCGTCCAGTAAAAGCCCTTTCTCATCGGAACGTAATGCTgaagaaaaacagaatacTACTAAACAATGTTCAACAACGACTGCATCGGATAAAGAGACAAATAATCCTGCGAGCACGCCAATAGAGTCTAGTGACGATAAAATGATAGCGAAACAACAAGCTCTTACAGCTGGTATAACAGGTAGACGTACAAAATCGCCGAATCCACAGAGTCAACAATCTAATAAACAGGATAATCATCAAACATCTGGCAATGTTGTATCACAAAAGCCGCATAAGAAGGAGGAATCTCTCTCCAAGAGAACTCGCAGTGGAAGTAGAAGG ggTAAAGACACTCGGGAATCACGTTTTCgtggcagcagcagcaacgtATCGAAACAAACCTCGTCCGACGTGGGTAATGAAGAATGGGAAACCACATCTGAAAATAGTGAAGACCACATGGATGATCACAAAGAGTCTCGTAATAGTCGCAACAAACATTTTAACGGACGTGGAAATCAAAACTCAAACCAGAATGCTATGGGTGGTAATTTACATTCTCGTAGAAACGAGCAAGGTGGAAATAATCGAGATCAACGTGAAAAGAATAGCAAATCTTCCAGTACGTCATCAAGGGCACCAGGAGCGGAAAAACGAAATGTCCAAAACTCATCATTCTGTAATCAAAGAAATCAGTCATCTATAAGTCAATCCCAAAATGGTAGATCGAGGAGTCAAGGTTCTTCGCATGGTGGATCAATGTCTAACAAGTCATCTAGTAATAAGGAAAATACTGTAAATCGTATAGATGAAATCAAGTTGAATGAGCCAAATTTGGTTAATCAAGCCTTTAATgacatgaataaaaaaagtcaatcgaaagaaaagaaaatagttgaTAACGCTTCAGACTCGAATAATTTTACGGAAGACGGATCGACTATTGTGGAAGATAAGTTGGACTCTGATGGTTTCCAAGAGGTTCGTTCAAAGAAAAACGTGAAAGAACCTAGACACTCCCAAAAAGATGAAATCAAACCATCagcgaagaaggagaaggaacgagaacgagatcGTTCAAAATCTAAATCAAACAATGGATCTCAACAAATTTCTCAACAAACTCAAAATATACCATCATTATTAGGTCAATCTATTCAGCAGCCAGTGAGCATGCCACAAAAACAATACGATAAGAATACAAAAGGTTTGAAGCTCCCACCAAGATTTCAAAAACAACGCTTGGCgaagcagcaacaacagcagacATTTGCTGATCCAAATGacgtaaataaaatgaatagtTCTggcaataataatatgaaagattCGTCTGGTGGTCCAGCACCTCCACCTTCCGTGAATGCTTGGGACAAACCTTTCATCAGTCAACTGCGCTCAAATTCTCCTTCTGCTGTCCCAGCTGACGTTCAATTGATGTCCGGTTTAACTTCGCAAAATGATCAAGTTCACGAAAATAACGAGCAAGCTAATTCTGGCAATAGCAGTCAACGAAATTCTCCAAGCGGTGAAAAAGCTGGAAAGAACACGAAAGATCTCGTAGAGAAGAATGTTTCTGATGTTTCTTCACCACCGGTTCAAACTTTAATCTTTGAGAATACAAATTACTCAAAAACGACTAAAACAACGCCAACTGATTTAGCCATGAAATCCAAATTTTCAAATCATGTTCAGAAACAGCAACGCGTAGACAAGCGCGTAGAAATGGAAGAGGAAGGCAATCCGATGCATCAACATTCGCAACAATCATTATCGGTTGCTTTCTCCAACAAACCGAATGACCTTATGAAGAATAAGAACCAGGAGCCTATTCAAATGcctttatcatttaataagaACGAAGACAACGCCGATATGAAACTTGATTTTACATTTGACTCTGATCTCTCGCAGTTGACAGAAGACAAAAGCAAAACTTTGGGAATGACTCGGTCCATGCACATGAGCTCTGGACAAAGTACGATATCACCCTCAACCGCAGAGCTTAATTTGAAGATAGCTTCGGTAAAAAAGGTTTGGGAAAACGCCACTCCTATGCCGACTGTAGTCGAACATGAAGATGGTGGTAATGTCGTCAGTACTGCTAACAGTTTTCCTCAAGCTTTTGAGAACAGCGACGTCGATGATAGCTACAGCCCACATCAGCAGTACAACCAGAATaacatgaaaaatgaaatcacAACGTCTACGAACGTGTGCAAG CTGGTTCCCCCGCAGGTGAAGCCGCAGCAACAATCCGCGGGAAGCAATGGAACCCAACCTGGCTCTACTGTACCCGGTCCGAGTCCTATTGGAGCTGGACAGAGTCCCATGGGTCATCCACCTGCTAGCCTTCAAGGACCTTTAAGCCCACCACCATTCAATTCGACCGGTCAACCTTCTCATATCAATTATCAG gaATTTCCACAATATCCTGGATCACAAGCTGCACAATACGGTAGCATGTCTGCTATACCTTCACCACCAGCAATGTTATTCAATACAGGTTCTGGTCAATTACCAGCACAAGCGGGTGGTTTATATGGTGCTTTCCAATTGGATCAAAGTCGTTCACCGTTCACACAATATCCGCCCTATGGACCGTCCCTTCAAAGTTCATTCAACCAGCAAAATGTATACTTGCCACAgccgccaccaccgccaccacatGCTCCAAGTGCGCCAACTCCTGATATGTATCCCAATAATTTATCGCAATATCGTATT aCTGCTGCAACTGCACCTCCGTTTGGACAAAATCAGCAGCTTAGTAATAATCCCAATACGGTTCTTATCAGTTCATCATCGAATTCTTTAATGTCAGCAAGCGTTAAACCATCTTCTCAACCAATTGGTGCAATTGGTACTAAAGCGGCGCCTCATTTTCAAGCACCATCTGCACCACAGCCAAATCAA ttACCTTACATACCTTATGATCCAAACCAAGTGCTCAGTGTAAGCGGTAGTTACATGGGTAACTCTCAGTTGGTGCAGAGGCCAGGCCCTAATGTACAGGCATCGGCAAATAGTTATTATAGTGCTACATCGGCtg ATGTATTCCCGGGATCACAAACTGGCTTTTACCAGCCAGGTGGTGCCACACAGCAAACTGGCACTCACTATGGTCTTCAAGGATTTGGTCAGCATAGTCAAAGCCTGGCAACAGGAAGTGCAACGCCTGTTGGTCTTCAAAATTTTAGTCCTGGATTTTTGTCTAATTCAGGACTACA